From bacterium, the proteins below share one genomic window:
- the recN gene encoding DNA repair protein RecN gives TETGRMLSYLAVRDLATISNLEVELDRGLCAITGATGAGKSVLVGAIGLALGERAKADAVRSGAKAAEVQAIFRDVRLPEELAEELGIEPAQEELIIRRRVDAGGRSRCWLGGNLVPVSTLTAVGDLLVDLHGQHEHQTLLQAQAQLELLDAFDDLVELRGKVTRGFEAVRAAEAALAELEESAAADERQLELWRHEIKEIDDAHPDPGEEESLLGERQRLRAVVELSRLSQGALQLLGEGESSALDGVEAARGTLKELVKLDPEQGPIEEELTQLRFSLVDFVERLRVYGERLEADPARLEEIETRLALLEHLKRKFGPTVAGVLEYREWAARRLSDHEDRGAAMAQRRKVLEEAREEYLWSAREISQKRREAVTRLVPRVNQILKRLGFPEDSFAVEIENRPGDDGWSGARATSTGLDAVEYQLAANPGEPPRPLAKVASGGEISRVMLALKGVTGERYGVPTMVFDEVDAGIGGHIAGVVAELLRDLGRTRQVVVITHLPQIAANTDAHYRVKKDSAEGRTFTDIERLEGEERVVELSAMLGGGESAVEHARELLKR, from the coding sequence AGAGCGTCCTGGTCGGGGCGATCGGGCTGGCCCTGGGGGAACGGGCCAAAGCCGACGCCGTGCGGAGCGGGGCCAAGGCCGCCGAGGTGCAGGCCATCTTCCGCGACGTGAGGCTGCCCGAGGAATTGGCGGAGGAGCTCGGAATCGAGCCGGCGCAGGAGGAGCTCATCATCCGCCGCCGGGTGGACGCCGGGGGGCGTTCGCGCTGCTGGCTCGGCGGGAACCTCGTCCCCGTCTCCACCCTCACCGCCGTGGGCGACCTTTTGGTGGACCTCCACGGCCAGCACGAACACCAGACCCTCCTCCAGGCCCAGGCCCAGCTGGAGCTCCTCGACGCCTTCGACGACCTGGTCGAGCTGCGTGGGAAGGTCACCCGCGGTTTCGAGGCGGTGCGTGCGGCCGAGGCGGCGCTGGCCGAGCTGGAGGAATCGGCCGCGGCCGATGAAAGACAGCTCGAGCTCTGGCGCCATGAGATAAAGGAGATAGACGACGCCCACCCGGACCCGGGCGAGGAGGAGTCGCTCCTAGGGGAGAGGCAGCGTCTGCGGGCCGTGGTCGAGCTCTCCCGGCTGTCCCAGGGCGCGCTGCAACTCCTGGGCGAGGGGGAGTCCTCGGCCCTGGACGGCGTCGAAGCCGCGCGCGGCACCCTCAAGGAGCTGGTCAAGCTGGACCCCGAACAGGGTCCCATCGAGGAGGAGCTGACCCAGCTCCGCTTCAGCCTGGTGGACTTCGTCGAGAGGCTCCGGGTGTACGGCGAGAGGCTCGAGGCCGATCCGGCGAGGCTGGAGGAGATAGAGACCCGCCTGGCACTCCTCGAGCACCTCAAGCGGAAGTTCGGGCCGACCGTGGCCGGGGTGCTCGAGTACCGGGAATGGGCAGCGCGGAGGCTCTCCGACCACGAGGACCGCGGCGCCGCAATGGCCCAGCGCAGGAAGGTTCTCGAAGAGGCCCGGGAGGAGTACCTCTGGTCGGCGAGGGAGATTTCCCAAAAACGGCGGGAAGCGGTGACTCGGCTGGTGCCGCGGGTCAACCAGATTTTAAAGCGCCTCGGCTTCCCCGAGGATTCGTTCGCCGTCGAGATCGAAAACCGACCGGGCGACGACGGCTGGTCCGGCGCGCGGGCGACATCCACCGGTCTCGACGCCGTGGAGTACCAGCTCGCCGCCAACCCCGGCGAACCGCCGCGCCCCCTGGCCAAGGTGGCCTCGGGCGGCGAAATATCCCGCGTGATGCTGGCCTTGAAGGGGGTCACCGGCGAGCGCTACGGCGTCCCCACCATGGTCTTCGACGAGGTGGACGCCGGCATCGGGGGACACATCGCCGGGGTGGTGGCCGAGCTCCTCCGTGACCTGGGGCGCACCCGGCAGGTCGTCGTCATAACCCACCTGCCCCAGATTGCGGCCAACACCGACGCCCACTACCGCGTGAAGAAGGACTCCGCCGAGGGCCGAACCTTCACCGACATCGAGCGGCTGGAGGGCGAGGAGCGGGTGGTGGAGCTGTCGGCCATGCTGGGGGGCGGGGAGAGCGCCGTGGAGCACGCCCGGGAGCTGCTGAAAAGGTAG